ACAATGTGCTGACTACCTGAGTACACGGTTTATAGCAAACATAGCAGTACGTATCAAGCACTAAGCTCCTAATTCCCATGCGCAAAGGCACCACCGTTACCTGGAAATATGGCACTGGCACGGCCAGCGGCAAAATCGAGGAAGTCCACAAGGAATCCGTCACTAAAAAGATCAAAGGCAGCGACATTACCCGCAACGGCACCGCCGAGAACCCCGCTTTCGTGATTGTGCAGGAAAACGGCGACAAAGTGGTGAAGCTGCAAAGCGAAGTAACCGCTGCCACCAAGAAGAAATAACCTATTCTCTGGTTGACCGCACAAAAAAGCCCCCAGAACAACTCTGGGGGCTTTTTTGTGCTCAAAATCGATACTACAAATTGTCTTTGTCGGGCTCGATAAAGGCTTGTTCTTCCATCTCAACCGGCACTACTACAATGCCTTGTTGCAGCTTGCTATTGCGCTTGCCATAGATAAAGTACACAATGAAACCGAGCAGCATCCAGCCCATTGCCACTTTCAAAGTGAACGCATCGAGGGCGGCAATCATGCCTAAGCAGACTACGATACCCATAATTGGCACGAAGGGGAACGCGGGCGACGACAGCGGCGAACGGAACGGGCGGTGCTGCTGCGGGTCGGTGCGACGCATGATCCACACGCCAGCCGACACCAGCACGAAAGCCAGCAGCGTACCGAAAGAGGTCAGGTCACCGGCCAAAGAGCCGGGTACGAAGGCAGCAAAAGCACCCACAAACACCAGCAACGCTAGGTTTGACTTGTAAGGCGTGCGGAACTTAGGGTGTAACTCCGAGAAGGCTTTTGGCATCAGGCCGTCATTTGCCATCGAGAAAAACACGCGGCTTTGGCCCATGAGCATTACCAGAATAACCGAAGAGAATCCGGCCAGAATAGCCACCGTTACGGCCGTAGCCAGCCACTCGAAGCCGGGCATGTGCGCCGAAATAGCGTAGGTTACGGAAGCCTCACCGCCCAGAGCTGGGTCGGCAAATTCGCGCCAGTTGGCAACGCCCGTCAGCACGTGGCCGAAGAGAATGTACAGAACAGTACACACCGCCAACGAGCCCAGAATACCGATTGGCATGTCGCGCTTAGGGTTTTTAGCTTCCTGCGCAGCCGTACTTACAGCATCGAAACCGATGAAGGCAAAGAACACGATGGCCGCGCCGCCCAATACGCCGCCCCAGCCATGCTTATTCCAAGCTGTGTACTCGCGCACGACAGTGCCCGCCGCGTTTTTCACTGGCTCGGCGTTCTCAGGAATCAGGTAAGGCGTGTGGTTAGCTGGGTCGATAAACTGCCAGCCTACAGCAATGAATATCAGAACGATAGCCACTTTCACTACCACGATGATAGCATTGAAAGCTGCCGACTCTTGCGTGCCTTTGATAAGTAGCAGCGATAACGCCACGATAACCAACAAGGCTGGCAGGTTGATGAGTCCGTGCTGCGTTACGCCATCCACCACGGCGCTTTCGAAGGGCGAGTGGCTTAAGTTGTAGGGTATACTGGTGCCAAAGACTTCCAAGAGCTTATTCAGGTACTCGCTCCAGGCAATAGATACCGTAGCGGCACCCAAGGCGTACTCCATAATCAGCGCCCAACCGATAATCCAGGCGACAAACTCGCCCATGGTGGTGTAGGCATACGTGTAAGCCGAGCCAGCGATGGGGATCATCGCGGCGAACTCGGCGTAGCACAAGCCTGCGAAAGCGCAGCCAATG
The window above is part of the Hymenobacter radiodurans genome. Proteins encoded here:
- a CDS encoding hypervirulence associated TUDOR domain-containing protein; its protein translation is MRKGTTVTWKYGTGTASGKIEEVHKESVTKKIKGSDITRNGTAENPAFVIVQENGDKVVKLQSEVTAATKKK
- a CDS encoding amino acid permease, translating into MANIFAKKPLAQLLGEANSSGEGTLKRTLGALNLMALGIGAIIGAGLFVRTAAAAAQASGPGVTLAFIVAAIGCAFAGLCYAEFAAMIPIAGSAYTYAYTTMGEFVAWIIGWALIMEYALGAATVSIAWSEYLNKLLEVFGTSIPYNLSHSPFESAVVDGVTQHGLINLPALLVIVALSLLLIKGTQESAAFNAIIVVVKVAIVLIFIAVGWQFIDPANHTPYLIPENAEPVKNAAGTVVREYTAWNKHGWGGVLGGAAIVFFAFIGFDAVSTAAQEAKNPKRDMPIGILGSLAVCTVLYILFGHVLTGVANWREFADPALGGEASVTYAISAHMPGFEWLATAVTVAILAGFSSVILVMLMGQSRVFFSMANDGLMPKAFSELHPKFRTPYKSNLALLVFVGAFAAFVPGSLAGDLTSFGTLLAFVLVSAGVWIMRRTDPQQHRPFRSPLSSPAFPFVPIMGIVVCLGMIAALDAFTLKVAMGWMLLGFIVYFIYGKRNSKLQQGIVVVPVEMEEQAFIEPDKDNL